A window of the Phragmites australis chromosome 20, lpPhrAust1.1, whole genome shotgun sequence genome harbors these coding sequences:
- the LOC133902492 gene encoding uncharacterized protein LOC133902492 isoform X2 yields MATQGTRSAEASDAASNYDPKTDPKRKPGRSNDPGWKYAFWPTIGNRDLLQCCLCDRTVTGGITRLKEHLVGGYGDILKCAKTTPAIAQEMQAALKGKKRPLLLDDDGELQGEDDDVLDVTEESQDASRSIVHPSSGTAAKRKQSSFLKFRTPKESNTKSVGSMLRRTPKEVVEERHSKGPSQISIQASMRTKEEREAVNLEWARFFYECGIPFNAANSRQFEIAIEATAQYGSGYKPPTYHELREPLLEKVVKETDDLRKRHEDAWKQYGCTLMSDGWTDRRGHHLINFLVNSPEGTFFLESIDASSEVHDQVMLADLLEKRISDIGVDKIVQVVTNNGANYKAAGKLLMERFPTLYWTPCAAHCLDLMLEDVGKLKAFKKPISRARHVTTFIYRHGRLLSAMREKTGGRDLVRPAATRFATTFLTLQSLHKHRDALRYLFTSDDWTSCKLAKTEAGKKVYDIVLSREFWNSVEDCLRASLPLIIVLRVVDGDERPAMPEVASLMNHAKERIKAAFCTENKRSLLNNILQIIEGRWDRQMDTPLYGAALFLNPGKFYAIQKENDEYVGHLRGCFNDVLARMVEDETLRNKIEEQSMLYEDQRGGIFKNFDWWRAYGGRSIDLQRFAKRIVSLCASSSGCERNWSTFEFIHTKKRNRLEHKRLNDLVYVAYNRKMTSRFQKHREEAGKSYDPLVMEDFDWENEWVDPTTQPQCSSALDITWDQVDEAIGASHELRGRNLPRTYARRARHISRVVEEERVVEDDEEEGEEEDIIVDDVDVDDFGDKSMDATEDDAENMDASNDFDEFALDDF; encoded by the exons ATGGCTACTCAAGGGACTAGAAGTGCGGAGGCCTCGGACGCCGCatcaaattatgatccaaagactGATCCAAAGCGCAAGCCAGGAAGGTCAAATGATCCTGGATGGAAATATGCATTTTGGCCGACTATTGGTAATAGAGATCTCTTGCAGTGTTGCTTGTGTGATAGAACTGTAACTGGAGGAATTACAAGGCTCAAGGAGCATCTTGTGGGTGGTTATGGAGATATTCTGAAGTGTGCCAAAACCACACCAGCTATTGCTCAGGAGATGCAAGCTGCTTTGAAGGGCAAGAAGAGACCACTtctgcttgatgatgatggagagcttcaaggagaagatgatgatgtgCTTGATGTGACAGAGGAGTCCCAAGATGCTTCTAGAAGCATTGTGCATCCTAGTTCAGGGACAGCTGCCAAAAGGAAACAATCTAGCTTTTTGAAGTTCAGAACACCAAAAGAGTCCAACACAAAGTCAGTCGGTTCAATGCTTAGGAGAACTCCAAAAGAGGTTGTGGAAGAAAGACATTCGAAGGGTCCTTCTCAGATCAGTATCCAAGCTAGCATGAGgacaaaagaagaaagagaagctGTCAACTTGGAGTGGGCCAGGTTCTTTTATGAGTGTGGCATACCATTCAATGCCGCAAATTCTAGGCAATTTGAGATTGCTATAGAGGCCACTGCACAATATGGTTCTGGGTAcaagcctcctacctaccatgaGCTTAGGGAGCCATTACTCGAGAAGGTTGTTAAGGAAACAGATGATTTGAGGAAGAGGCATGAGGATGCATGGAAGCAATATGGTTGCACATTAATGTCAGATGGATGGACGGATAGGAGAGGGCACCATTTGATCAACTTCCTAGTCAATAGTCCGGAGGGGACTTTCTTCTTAGAGTCGATTGATGCATCAAGTGAAGTTCATGATCAAGTGATGCTAGCTGATTTGTTAGAGAAGAGAATAAGCGACATTGGCGTTGATAAAATTGTGCAAGTTGTCACTAACAATGGGGCTAACTATAAGGCAGCGGGAAAGCTTCTCATGGAGAGGTTTCCTACGCTTTATTGGACACCTTGTGCTGCACATTGCTTGGATCTTATGTTGGAAGATGTTGGAAAGTTGAAGGCATTCAAGAAGCCTATCTCACGTGCCCGTCATGTCACTACTTTCATCTATAGGCATGGAAGACTTCTTAGTGCAATGAGGGAGAAGACAGGTGGTAGGGATCTTGTGAGACCAGCAGCAACTCGGTTTGCTACCACATTTCTCACCTTACAAAGTTTGCACAAGCATAGAGATGCATTGAGATATCTGTTTACCTCTGATGATTGGACGAGTTGCAAACTAGCAAAGACAGAGGCCGGGAAAAAAGTGTATGATATTGTGCTTTCTAGGGAATTTTGGAATTCTGTTGAGGATTGCCTTAGAGCTTCTCTACCACTTATCATTGTGTTGAGGGTGGTTGATGGTGATGAGAGGCCTGCCATGCCAGAGGTTGCTTCTCTCATGAATCATGCAAAAGAGAGGATAAAGGCCGCCTTCTGTACTGAAAACAAGAGAAGCTTGCTCAATAATATCTTACAAATTATTGAGGGTCGTTGGGATAGGCAAATGGACACCCCGCTCTATGGTGCTGCCCTCTTTTTGAACCCAGGAAAATTCTATGCCATCCAAAAAGAGAATGATGAATATGTTGGGCACCTAAGGGGTTGTTTCAATGATGTGCTTGCACGAATGGTGGAAGATGAGACCCTTCGAAACAAAATTGAAGAACAATCCATGCTCTACGAAGATCAACGTGGAGGCATCTTCAAGAATT TTGATTGGTGGCGTGCGTATGGTGGCCGATCTATTGACTTACAAAGATTTGCTAAGCGTATTGTTAGTCTTTGTGCTTCATCATCTGGTTGTGAGCGTAATTGGAGCACTTTTGAATTT ATTCATACAAAGAAGAGAAACCGGCTAGAGCATAAAAgattgaatgatttggtttatGTTGCCTACAATCGGAAAATGACTAGTAGGTTCCAAAAACACCGTGAGGAAGCGGGTAAAAGCTATGATCCTTTGGTTATGGAAGACTTTGATTGGGAAAATGAATGGGTTGATCCAACGACCCAACCTCAATGTTCTAGTGCTTTGGACATCACATGGGACCAAGTTGATGAAGCAATTGGTGCATCACATGAGCTTCGAGGTCGTAACCTTCCTAGGACCTACGCTCGTCGTGCAAGACATATATCAAGAGTGGTTGAAGAAGAAAGAGTggttgaagatgatgaggaggaaggagaggaagaagacatcattgtggatgatgttgatgttgatgattttggtgACAAATCAATGGATGCTACTGAAGATGATGCGGAGAACATGGATGCTTCAAACGATTTCGATGAGTTTGCATTGGATGACttttga
- the LOC133902492 gene encoding uncharacterized protein LOC133902492 isoform X1 has protein sequence MATQGTRSAEASDAASNYDPKTDPKRKPGRSNDPGWKYAFWPTIGNRDLLQCCLCDRTVTGGITRLKEHLVGGYGDILKCAKTTPAIAQEMQAALKGKKRPLLLDDDGELQGEDDDVLDVTEESQDASRSIVHPSSGTAAKRKQSSFLKFRTPKESNTKSVGSMLRRTPKEVVEERHSKGPSQISIQASMRTKEEREAVNLEWARFFYECGIPFNAANSRQFEIAIEATAQYGSGYKPPTYHELREPLLEKVVKETDDLRKRHEDAWKQYGCTLMSDGWTDRRGHHLINFLVNSPEGTFFLESIDASSEVHDQVMLADLLEKRISDIGVDKIVQVVTNNGANYKAAGKLLMERFPTLYWTPCAAHCLDLMLEDVGKLKAFKKPISRARHVTTFIYRHGRLLSAMREKTGGRDLVRPAATRFATTFLTLQSLHKHRDALRYLFTSDDWTSCKLAKTEAGKKVYDIVLSREFWNSVEDCLRASLPLIIVLRVVDGDERPAMPEVASLMNHAKERIKAAFCTENKRSLLNNILQIIEGRWDRQMDTPLYGAALFLNPGKFYAIQKENDEYVGHLRGCFNDVLARMVEDETLRNKIEEQSMLYEDQRGGIFKNCMALQTMKSKNPLDWWRAYGGRSIDLQRFAKRIVSLCASSSGCERNWSTFEFIHTKKRNRLEHKRLNDLVYVAYNRKMTSRFQKHREEAGKSYDPLVMEDFDWENEWVDPTTQPQCSSALDITWDQVDEAIGASHELRGRNLPRTYARRARHISRVVEEERVVEDDEEEGEEEDIIVDDVDVDDFGDKSMDATEDDAENMDASNDFDEFALDDF, from the exons ATGGCTACTCAAGGGACTAGAAGTGCGGAGGCCTCGGACGCCGCatcaaattatgatccaaagactGATCCAAAGCGCAAGCCAGGAAGGTCAAATGATCCTGGATGGAAATATGCATTTTGGCCGACTATTGGTAATAGAGATCTCTTGCAGTGTTGCTTGTGTGATAGAACTGTAACTGGAGGAATTACAAGGCTCAAGGAGCATCTTGTGGGTGGTTATGGAGATATTCTGAAGTGTGCCAAAACCACACCAGCTATTGCTCAGGAGATGCAAGCTGCTTTGAAGGGCAAGAAGAGACCACTtctgcttgatgatgatggagagcttcaaggagaagatgatgatgtgCTTGATGTGACAGAGGAGTCCCAAGATGCTTCTAGAAGCATTGTGCATCCTAGTTCAGGGACAGCTGCCAAAAGGAAACAATCTAGCTTTTTGAAGTTCAGAACACCAAAAGAGTCCAACACAAAGTCAGTCGGTTCAATGCTTAGGAGAACTCCAAAAGAGGTTGTGGAAGAAAGACATTCGAAGGGTCCTTCTCAGATCAGTATCCAAGCTAGCATGAGgacaaaagaagaaagagaagctGTCAACTTGGAGTGGGCCAGGTTCTTTTATGAGTGTGGCATACCATTCAATGCCGCAAATTCTAGGCAATTTGAGATTGCTATAGAGGCCACTGCACAATATGGTTCTGGGTAcaagcctcctacctaccatgaGCTTAGGGAGCCATTACTCGAGAAGGTTGTTAAGGAAACAGATGATTTGAGGAAGAGGCATGAGGATGCATGGAAGCAATATGGTTGCACATTAATGTCAGATGGATGGACGGATAGGAGAGGGCACCATTTGATCAACTTCCTAGTCAATAGTCCGGAGGGGACTTTCTTCTTAGAGTCGATTGATGCATCAAGTGAAGTTCATGATCAAGTGATGCTAGCTGATTTGTTAGAGAAGAGAATAAGCGACATTGGCGTTGATAAAATTGTGCAAGTTGTCACTAACAATGGGGCTAACTATAAGGCAGCGGGAAAGCTTCTCATGGAGAGGTTTCCTACGCTTTATTGGACACCTTGTGCTGCACATTGCTTGGATCTTATGTTGGAAGATGTTGGAAAGTTGAAGGCATTCAAGAAGCCTATCTCACGTGCCCGTCATGTCACTACTTTCATCTATAGGCATGGAAGACTTCTTAGTGCAATGAGGGAGAAGACAGGTGGTAGGGATCTTGTGAGACCAGCAGCAACTCGGTTTGCTACCACATTTCTCACCTTACAAAGTTTGCACAAGCATAGAGATGCATTGAGATATCTGTTTACCTCTGATGATTGGACGAGTTGCAAACTAGCAAAGACAGAGGCCGGGAAAAAAGTGTATGATATTGTGCTTTCTAGGGAATTTTGGAATTCTGTTGAGGATTGCCTTAGAGCTTCTCTACCACTTATCATTGTGTTGAGGGTGGTTGATGGTGATGAGAGGCCTGCCATGCCAGAGGTTGCTTCTCTCATGAATCATGCAAAAGAGAGGATAAAGGCCGCCTTCTGTACTGAAAACAAGAGAAGCTTGCTCAATAATATCTTACAAATTATTGAGGGTCGTTGGGATAGGCAAATGGACACCCCGCTCTATGGTGCTGCCCTCTTTTTGAACCCAGGAAAATTCTATGCCATCCAAAAAGAGAATGATGAATATGTTGGGCACCTAAGGGGTTGTTTCAATGATGTGCTTGCACGAATGGTGGAAGATGAGACCCTTCGAAACAAAATTGAAGAACAATCCATGCTCTACGAAGATCAACGTGGAGGCATCTTCAAGAATTGTATGGCCCTTCAAACTATGAAGTCAAAGAACCCTC TTGATTGGTGGCGTGCGTATGGTGGCCGATCTATTGACTTACAAAGATTTGCTAAGCGTATTGTTAGTCTTTGTGCTTCATCATCTGGTTGTGAGCGTAATTGGAGCACTTTTGAATTT ATTCATACAAAGAAGAGAAACCGGCTAGAGCATAAAAgattgaatgatttggtttatGTTGCCTACAATCGGAAAATGACTAGTAGGTTCCAAAAACACCGTGAGGAAGCGGGTAAAAGCTATGATCCTTTGGTTATGGAAGACTTTGATTGGGAAAATGAATGGGTTGATCCAACGACCCAACCTCAATGTTCTAGTGCTTTGGACATCACATGGGACCAAGTTGATGAAGCAATTGGTGCATCACATGAGCTTCGAGGTCGTAACCTTCCTAGGACCTACGCTCGTCGTGCAAGACATATATCAAGAGTGGTTGAAGAAGAAAGAGTggttgaagatgatgaggaggaaggagaggaagaagacatcattgtggatgatgttgatgttgatgattttggtgACAAATCAATGGATGCTACTGAAGATGATGCGGAGAACATGGATGCTTCAAACGATTTCGATGAGTTTGCATTGGATGACttttga